Proteins from one Patescibacteria group bacterium genomic window:
- a CDS encoding leucyl aminopeptidase family protein, with protein MKSITFSFADQLPKGKDIARVVPVESKDTEVTRTKTGSREIRIGVDAFKKMTRRKLQTLFRRVITIAKQNRIKQLAIDMNDFAFANLALPIRDVGQMAAINMQLANFEFIRYKTKPKEGWNLVEKITIKGAKSKDMREGFRRGQIISGEINKMRELANTPGGEMTPAVLAKAAMDAADDTDINVQVLGVIEMELLGMGGILGVGKGSDSEPKFIVMEYMAGELGQKPIVLVGKGITFDTGGLNLKPGMSMEEMHMDMSGGAAVIHAITAAAKLGVKRNIVALVPAAENMPSGRSYRMGDVLRTMNGKTIEIGHTDAEGRVVLADALEYSKRYKPEVVIDVATLTGAAQVALGQKASAFFATDEILEKKIRELGEKSGDYVWPFPLWEEYESMIKGTFADVTNSSKTRGAGAIEGAMFLWQFIKGTPWVHIDMAPRMSSAEGDFLAKGSTGEPMRLLIAFLESQ; from the coding sequence ATGAAGTCAATCACTTTTAGCTTTGCCGACCAGCTTCCTAAGGGCAAGGATATTGCCCGTGTGGTGCCCGTTGAGTCAAAAGACACCGAGGTTACGCGTACCAAAACGGGTAGCCGCGAGATTCGTATTGGTGTAGATGCATTCAAAAAGATGACGCGCCGCAAGCTCCAGACACTCTTTCGCCGCGTGATCACAATCGCCAAGCAAAACCGCATCAAACAGTTAGCAATAGATATGAATGACTTTGCGTTTGCAAACTTGGCACTTCCCATACGCGATGTTGGTCAGATGGCGGCTATCAACATGCAGCTCGCAAACTTTGAGTTTATCCGCTACAAAACCAAACCCAAAGAAGGTTGGAATCTCGTAGAAAAAATAACTATCAAAGGCGCCAAAAGCAAAGACATGCGCGAAGGTTTTCGTAGGGGTCAGATTATATCTGGCGAGATAAATAAAATGCGTGAGCTTGCCAATACGCCGGGAGGTGAGATGACGCCCGCAGTACTCGCCAAGGCGGCGATGGACGCGGCAGACGATACGGATATCAATGTGCAGGTACTCGGTGTGATCGAGATGGAGCTTTTGGGCATGGGCGGTATTCTTGGCGTTGGCAAAGGATCAGACTCTGAACCAAAGTTTATCGTGATGGAGTATATGGCAGGCGAGTTGGGGCAAAAACCTATCGTGCTCGTCGGCAAAGGAATCACTTTTGATACAGGAGGGCTCAATCTCAAACCGGGTATGTCGATGGAAGAGATGCATATGGATATGTCAGGAGGGGCGGCTGTCATCCATGCGATTACTGCTGCAGCCAAGCTGGGTGTGAAGCGCAATATTGTGGCGCTCGTACCTGCCGCAGAAAATATGCCGTCAGGTAGAAGTTATCGTATGGGTGATGTATTGCGTACTATGAATGGCAAGACGATTGAGATCGGCCACACTGATGCCGAAGGCCGCGTGGTACTCGCAGACGCGCTTGAATATTCAAAACGCTACAAACCCGAAGTTGTTATCGATGTAGCCACACTGACAGGTGCGGCCCAAGTAGCACTCGGGCAAAAAGCGTCAGCATTTTTTGCCACTGACGAAATACTTGAGAAAAAAATACGCGAGCTCGGTGAAAAGTCTGGCGACTATGTCTGGCCGTTTCCACTGTGGGAAGAATACGAGAGCATGATCAAGGGCACCTTTGCTGATGTGACCAATTCGAGCAAAACGCGCGGAGCAGGCGCCATTGAGGGCGCAATGTTTTTGTGGCAATTTATCAAAGGTACGCCGTGGGTGCATATCGATATGGCGCCGCGTATGAGTTCTGCGGAAGGCGATTTTTTGGCCAAGGGTTCAACCGGTGAGCCCATGCGTTTACTCATCGCCTTTCTTGAGTCACAATAG
- a CDS encoding MGMT family protein: MTFRDKVFAIVKKIPRGKVLTYSEVARRAGSPRAQRAVGNIIGTNRSPRIPCHRVIRTDGKIGGYSMGGTRVKEKKLRAEGYILL; this comes from the coding sequence GTGACATTTCGCGATAAAGTTTTTGCAATAGTAAAAAAGATTCCTCGGGGTAAGGTGCTCACCTATAGCGAGGTAGCTCGTCGCGCGGGTAGCCCGCGTGCACAGCGTGCGGTGGGTAATATCATCGGCACCAATCGCAGCCCACGGATTCCGTGTCATCGGGTGATACGCACTGACGGCAAGATAGGCGGATATAGTATGGGTGGCACGCGCGTCAAAGAAAAAAAGTTACGAGCTGAAGGATATATACTTCTCTAA
- a CDS encoding GDSL-type esterase/lipase family protein, whose translation MILKAIIIFLVVYTLASGARFWFYLRRAKLLMSSTPRQDYVIAGGEKKLSVTILGDSTAVGTGASGYTKTYHYQFLERHKNNYSFDVQNKGVVGARTADLARQIESMGHSDLAIISIGGNDVTHGTEWASVERDLSGALGAVSQKAKRVVLLTPGDLGDVLIVPYPLRKYWATKSPKLSVLAARVASDKKITHIDIYALGGTQFRDEPYVYYASDLFHPSDAGYKLWADALDAKVNFE comes from the coding sequence ATGATACTCAAGGCGATTATTATATTTTTGGTAGTTTATACACTCGCGTCTGGCGCGCGTTTTTGGTTTTATTTGCGACGCGCGAAGTTGCTCATGAGCTCAACCCCTCGGCAAGATTATGTGATTGCAGGTGGCGAGAAAAAACTATCAGTCACAATTTTGGGTGATAGTACGGCGGTAGGTACAGGAGCGAGTGGCTATACTAAAACCTATCACTATCAATTTTTAGAACGACACAAAAACAACTATTCTTTTGATGTACAAAATAAAGGTGTGGTAGGCGCGCGCACCGCTGACCTTGCGCGTCAGATTGAGAGTATGGGGCACAGTGACCTTGCCATCATATCGATAGGTGGCAATGATGTGACGCATGGTACCGAGTGGGCGAGTGTTGAACGAGACTTGTCAGGTGCGCTTGGCGCGGTATCACAAAAAGCAAAGCGTGTAGTGCTGCTGACCCCGGGTGATTTGGGCGATGTGCTGATAGTGCCGTATCCACTGCGTAAATATTGGGCGACTAAAAGTCCCAAACTAAGTGTGCTTGCCGCGCGCGTTGCGAGTGATAAAAAAATAACGCATATCGATATTTATGCGCTTGGTGGTACGCAGTTTCGCGATGAGCCGTATGTATATTATGCGAGCGATCTTTTTCATCCGAGTGATGCTGGATACAAGCTGTGGGCAGATGCGCTCGATGCAAAAGTAAATTTTGAATAA
- the lexA gene encoding transcriptional repressor LexA translates to MSIEQYKSKIMSFYEGNRRMPSYGEIATLLGFKSKNAASKVIDKLIDMGVLDKDSQGRLVPTRMLGEVRMLGVVEAGIPSLAEEAAEMISIDQLLIRNRDRTYVLTVKGDSMIDAGIRDGDLVVAEHGKQAKEGDIVIAEIDGGWTMKYLRKKNGTTYLEPANRNFKPIFAEQSLNIGAVVTGIIRKYR, encoded by the coding sequence ATGAGCATCGAGCAATACAAATCAAAAATCATGAGTTTTTATGAGGGCAATCGGCGCATGCCGAGCTACGGCGAGATCGCGACCCTCCTCGGGTTCAAATCAAAAAACGCCGCATCAAAAGTGATTGATAAATTGATTGATATGGGTGTGCTCGACAAAGACTCGCAAGGCCGCTTGGTGCCAACTCGCATGCTTGGCGAAGTACGCATGCTCGGTGTGGTAGAGGCCGGTATTCCATCGCTCGCCGAAGAAGCCGCCGAGATGATCAGCATCGATCAGCTTTTGATTAGAAATAGAGATCGCACCTATGTACTGACCGTAAAAGGCGATTCGATGATTGATGCGGGTATACGCGATGGTGATCTGGTGGTAGCCGAGCATGGCAAGCAAGCAAAGGAAGGGGATATCGTGATAGCGGAGATTGATGGCGGGTGGACTATGAAATATTTACGAAAGAAAAACGGCACTACCTATCTCGAACCTGCCAATAGAAATTTTAAACCAATATTTGCAGAACAGTCACTCAACATAGGCGCGGTCGTCACCGGCATTATCAGAAAATATCGTTAA
- the bcp gene encoding thioredoxin-dependent thiol peroxidase has protein sequence MAHTIREGSKAPVFNLPDQSGVNHSLKEYAGRWLLIYFYPKDNTPGCTVEACAIRDNATDFKKSKIAIVGVSTDSITSHEKFAKKFQLPFPLLADEDKKMVEAYGVWGEKKFMGRTYMGTRRMSFLINPEGKIAKIYSEVKPKEHAEQVLADHKSI, from the coding sequence ATGGCACATACGATTAGAGAAGGATCAAAAGCACCAGTATTTAATTTGCCCGACCAATCAGGCGTCAATCACTCACTCAAAGAATATGCAGGCAGGTGGTTGCTTATTTATTTTTATCCGAAAGACAATACCCCGGGATGCACCGTTGAGGCCTGTGCTATTCGTGACAACGCTACTGATTTCAAAAAATCAAAGATAGCGATAGTGGGCGTTTCTACTGACTCGATTACCTCACACGAAAAATTTGCCAAAAAGTTTCAATTGCCATTTCCACTGTTGGCTGATGAAGACAAAAAGATGGTAGAGGCCTACGGCGTGTGGGGTGAAAAAAAGTTTATGGGCCGTACCTATATGGGCACGCGCCGCATGTCGTTTCTCATAAATCCCGAAGGCAAAATCGCTAAGATATATAGCGAGGTCAAACCCAAAGAGCACGCCGAGCAGGTGCTTGCTGATCATAAATCAATCTGA
- a CDS encoding PD-(D/E)XK nuclease family protein yields MAVKRRSNIYDPASAAPFRFSRSKIENYMRCQRCSYLDRRLGVSEPDGYPFNLNSAVDHLLKKEFDVHRAKGSAHPLMESYGVDAIPFDHPEMGRWRENFVGVQYHHPATNFIITGAVDDIWVNPKGELHVVDYKATSKEGEVTLDADWQDGYKRQMEIYQWLLRRVGFKVSDTGYFVYANGKRDRAAFDAKLEFDVKIIPYTGDDSWLERTIKEIHKTLSSDVLPASGVGCQYCLYRAEAERALKPLGKKPRVKKQNSLFGP; encoded by the coding sequence ATGGCCGTCAAACGCAGATCAAATATTTACGATCCCGCATCCGCAGCGCCTTTTCGATTTTCGCGCTCAAAGATCGAAAATTATATGCGTTGCCAGCGCTGTTCGTATCTTGACCGTCGCTTGGGTGTCAGTGAGCCTGACGGGTATCCATTTAACCTCAACAGCGCGGTAGATCATTTACTCAAAAAAGAATTTGATGTGCATCGCGCCAAGGGAAGCGCGCACCCACTCATGGAGTCATACGGTGTTGATGCTATACCATTTGACCATCCAGAGATGGGCCGGTGGCGCGAAAACTTTGTGGGTGTGCAATACCACCACCCAGCGACCAATTTTATCATCACGGGTGCAGTTGATGATATTTGGGTTAATCCCAAAGGTGAGCTCCATGTCGTTGATTACAAAGCTACGAGCAAAGAGGGTGAAGTGACGCTTGATGCTGACTGGCAAGATGGTTACAAGCGGCAGATGGAAATCTACCAGTGGCTCCTGCGCCGCGTGGGTTTTAAAGTTTCTGATACGGGCTATTTTGTCTACGCCAACGGCAAGCGTGATCGTGCCGCGTTTGATGCCAAGCTTGAGTTTGATGTAAAGATTATCCCGTATACGGGTGATGATTCATGGCTCGAGCGCACCATCAAAGAGATTCATAAAACGCTCTCGAGTGATGTTTTGCCCGCGTCAGGTGTCGGCTGCCAATATTGTCTGTATCGTGCAGAGGCAGAGCGCGCCCTCAAACCGCTTGGCAAAAAACCCCGCGTCAAAAAACAAAACTCGCTTTTTGGCCCGTGA
- a CDS encoding DUF3105 domain-containing protein, with translation MENEQTQPQNQNTPEQGSTKKDQRAAERAARDAVALRRVQMRKVKKIGFGVIVILLVVGGGYFVYQSMPEERQLGTDYSRTIEDGGQDHTKEGEKTTTWKSNPPVSGPHWPDPQRDGIYDKELPEEGVVHSLEHGRIWISYKPSIPDATKEALKELARKNTYMVVSVRAANETDVALAAWNHLDSFNLNADGSFDTVRVQDFIDRYRDKGPEKVPFMTGKEY, from the coding sequence ATGGAAAACGAACAAACACAACCTCAAAATCAAAACACACCGGAACAAGGTTCTACCAAAAAAGATCAGCGTGCCGCAGAGCGCGCCGCGCGTGATGCCGTAGCGCTACGCCGCGTACAGATGCGCAAGGTCAAAAAGATTGGCTTTGGGGTCATTGTTATTTTACTTGTCGTCGGTGGTGGATATTTTGTCTATCAATCAATGCCAGAGGAGCGTCAGCTTGGTACCGATTACTCACGCACTATCGAAGACGGTGGGCAAGACCACACCAAAGAGGGCGAGAAGACTACCACTTGGAAATCAAACCCACCCGTATCAGGTCCACATTGGCCTGACCCCCAGCGCGATGGTATCTATGACAAAGAATTACCAGAGGAGGGCGTGGTGCACTCACTCGAGCATGGTCGTATTTGGATTTCATACAAGCCAAGTATTCCTGATGCCACAAAAGAAGCGCTCAAAGAGCTTGCTCGTAAAAACACCTATATGGTAGTCTCGGTGCGTGCCGCAAATGAAACCGATGTAGCTTTGGCGGCATGGAATCATCTTGATTCGTTTAATCTCAACGCCGATGGCAGTTTTGACACTGTACGCGTACAAGATTTTATTGATCGGTATCGTGATAAGGGCCCTGAAAAAGTGCCATTCATGACGGGCAAGGAATACTAA
- a CDS encoding VTT domain-containing protein has product MGFLEPVFLIKTAGYIGLFAIVFAESGLFVGFFLPGDSLLFTAGFLASQGLLNIWFLVPLVFSAAILGDNVGYAFGRRVGPRIFKKDDSIFFHKDHVRRAEEFYKVHGAKTLVLARFTPVIRTFAPIVAGVGHMHYPIFLFYNIIGAVLWAIGMPLIGYFLGAFVPGVDQYLIPIILVIITVSMLPGVFHVGREYLAHKRRSR; this is encoded by the coding sequence ATGGGTTTTCTCGAACCAGTCTTTTTGATTAAGACGGCCGGATACATTGGCCTTTTTGCTATTGTATTTGCCGAATCAGGACTCTTTGTCGGTTTCTTTTTGCCGGGGGATTCACTACTGTTTACCGCTGGATTTTTGGCATCGCAAGGTTTGCTCAATATTTGGTTTTTGGTACCGCTAGTATTTTCTGCGGCCATCTTGGGTGACAATGTGGGCTACGCATTTGGTAGGCGCGTGGGCCCGCGTATTTTTAAAAAAGATGATTCGATTTTTTTTCACAAAGACCATGTCCGCAGGGCCGAAGAATTTTACAAAGTACACGGCGCCAAAACCTTGGTGCTCGCGCGCTTCACTCCTGTGATCCGTACCTTCGCGCCTATCGTGGCGGGCGTAGGGCATATGCATTACCCAATTTTTTTGTTTTATAATATTATCGGCGCGGTGTTGTGGGCTATCGGTATGCCGCTCATCGGGTATTTCTTGGGTGCGTTTGTGCCGGGCGTTGATCAGTATCTGATACCGATTATTTTAGTGATCATCACGGTCTCGATGTTGCCGGGCGTATTTCATGTAGGGCGTGAGTATTTGGCACACAAAAGGCGCTCACGCTAG
- a CDS encoding undecaprenyl-diphosphate phosphatase has product MQSYVIATLLGIVQGFTEFLPVSSTGHLIIFESFFGIAAADAVPFDVAVHLATVLAVIWYFRADWLHLIKSFTSRIDTRGRQLLLNIILGTIPAGIAGILFEDTITNTFRTSLAVAIGLIAGSALIAGAEYMRHRRNHDSGMILPYEGFIIGIFQALALFPGISRSGATISGGLLLGKTRVEATHYSFLLSTPIIIAASLKTIVARPEIVITGPNIFGFIAAFVSAIAAINLITKIAERSTLMPFVYYRLALAGAIIITLAL; this is encoded by the coding sequence ATGCAAAGCTATGTGATTGCGACACTTTTGGGCATCGTGCAGGGGTTTACTGAATTTTTGCCCGTATCATCCACCGGACATCTCATCATCTTTGAAAGTTTTTTTGGTATTGCCGCAGCTGATGCCGTACCGTTTGATGTCGCCGTACACCTTGCGACAGTCCTTGCGGTCATCTGGTATTTTCGCGCTGATTGGTTGCATCTCATAAAATCATTTACTTCGCGCATCGATACGCGTGGCAGGCAGCTCCTGCTCAATATCATCTTGGGTACTATACCGGCCGGTATCGCGGGTATTTTATTTGAAGATACCATCACCAATACCTTTCGTACCTCTCTTGCGGTCGCCATAGGGCTTATCGCGGGTAGCGCGCTGATAGCGGGTGCCGAATATATGCGCCACCGCCGTAATCACGATAGCGGTATGATCTTGCCATACGAGGGGTTTATCATCGGTATATTTCAAGCGCTCGCACTCTTTCCGGGCATTTCTCGTTCAGGGGCAACGATTTCTGGAGGTTTACTCCTCGGCAAAACGCGTGTTGAAGCCACTCATTATTCGTTTTTACTCTCTACACCTATCATCATTGCCGCCAGTCTCAAGACAATTGTCGCGCGACCCGAGATAGTTATTACGGGACCCAATATCTTTGGCTTTATCGCCGCGTTTGTATCAGCCATCGCCGCTATCAACCTGATCACTAAAATAGCCGAGCGCTCAACGCTGATGCCGTTTGTGTACTATCGCCTCGCACTCGCGGGCGCCATCATCATCACACTCGCGCTCTAG